The proteins below are encoded in one region of Alistipes indistinctus YIT 12060:
- a CDS encoding thioredoxin family protein, with protein sequence MMKKFLMVALFALMGATVLKAQNNGVKFIEDKPLSDVLAQAGKANKYAFVDVYATWCGPCKYMTSQVFPQAAAGDYFNKTFVNAKYDAEKGEGVTVAKTYRVTAYPTFLILNSKGEEVGRLLGGAKTPEDFIARVKAELENIGK encoded by the coding sequence ATGATGAAAAAGTTTTTGATGGTGGCACTGTTTGCGCTGATGGGGGCGACAGTGCTCAAGGCACAGAATAACGGAGTGAAGTTTATCGAGGATAAGCCGCTGTCCGACGTCCTGGCCCAGGCGGGCAAGGCGAACAAATATGCATTCGTAGATGTTTATGCGACTTGGTGCGGCCCGTGTAAATACATGACGTCACAGGTGTTTCCGCAGGCTGCGGCGGGCGACTATTTCAACAAAACATTCGTCAATGCGAAGTACGATGCCGAAAAGGGCGAAGGTGTAACGGTGGCTAAGACCTACCGGGTGACCGCTTATCCCACCTTCCTGATCCTGAACAGCAAGGGCGAAGAGGTCGGACGCCTTCTTGGCGGGGCCAAGACACCGGAAGATTTTATCGCCCGGGTCAAAGCGGAACTCGAAAATATCGGGAAGTAA
- a CDS encoding DedA family protein, with translation MQYAIDFVLHIDVHMAELVAQYGMWIYAILFVIIFCETGLVVTPFLPGDSLLFVAGALASLPTNHVNVHLMILMLMAAAILGDAANYTIGRFFGERLFRNPNSRIFKQSYLEKTHHFYEKHGGKTIILARFVPIVRTFAPFVAGMGHMSYRHFASYNIIGGVVWVALFSYAGYLFGGLEVVQRNLKLLIVLIIFISLVPMAVEIWRNKRKAKKTGAKAGE, from the coding sequence CTGCAATATGCAATTGATTTCGTACTGCACATCGACGTGCATATGGCCGAATTGGTCGCGCAGTACGGGATGTGGATTTATGCGATCCTGTTTGTGATTATCTTTTGCGAAACGGGATTGGTCGTGACGCCGTTCCTGCCGGGCGATTCGCTGCTGTTTGTGGCCGGGGCGCTCGCGTCGTTGCCGACCAACCATGTGAACGTGCACCTGATGATCCTGATGCTGATGGCGGCCGCCATACTGGGGGATGCGGCCAATTATACGATCGGACGTTTCTTCGGAGAGCGTTTGTTTCGCAACCCGAACTCCAGAATATTCAAACAAAGCTACCTCGAGAAAACGCACCATTTTTACGAGAAACACGGCGGCAAGACGATCATTCTCGCCCGTTTCGTCCCGATCGTGCGGACGTTTGCGCCGTTCGTTGCCGGAATGGGGCATATGAGTTACCGCCATTTCGCGTCGTACAACATCATCGGCGGCGTAGTGTGGGTGGCGCTTTTTTCGTATGCGGGGTACCTGTTCGGCGGATTGGAAGTGGTGCAGCGCAATCTGAAATTGCTGATCGTTCTTATTATCTTTATTTCACTCGTTCCGATGGCGGTCGAAATTTGGCGCAACAAGCGCAAGGCGAAAAAAACAGGTGCGAAGGCGGGAGAATAA
- a CDS encoding OmpA/MotB family protein, with protein MRKAALLLLLAGVACACVSNKKFNSMKAEALRLDGELNSANTRIDDLTRRNDTLTAKNLRLVSDSTRLYMSYTALLERYQKLLADGSAETARMLKELETSQMALNERSRRVNELEAMLRNREEAINAIRRKVTDALTGFDGKGLSISIKNGNVYVSMDDKLLFRSGSFEIDPNGARAVHDLATVLAQNPDINVMVEGHTDDVPYRPNGQLRDNLDLSAKRATTVVRLLLENKGIAPSRIIAAGRGESLPVASGKTSEARAKNRRTEIILTPKLDELMQLMQEQK; from the coding sequence ATGAGAAAAGCCGCATTGCTGTTACTTCTGGCGGGGGTTGCCTGCGCCTGCGTATCCAACAAAAAGTTCAATTCGATGAAGGCCGAGGCGTTGCGCCTGGACGGCGAATTGAATTCCGCAAACACCCGCATCGACGACCTGACGCGGCGCAACGACACGCTCACGGCCAAAAACCTGAGGCTCGTTTCCGATTCGACCCGGCTTTACATGAGTTACACCGCACTGCTGGAACGCTACCAGAAACTCCTGGCCGACGGGTCGGCCGAAACCGCCCGCATGCTCAAAGAACTCGAGACGAGCCAGATGGCCCTCAACGAGCGTTCGCGGCGCGTGAACGAACTCGAAGCTATGCTGCGCAACCGTGAAGAGGCGATCAATGCGATCCGGCGCAAAGTGACCGACGCTTTGACCGGCTTCGACGGCAAAGGCCTTTCCATTTCGATTAAAAACGGGAATGTCTACGTGTCGATGGACGATAAATTGCTGTTCCGCTCGGGCAGTTTCGAAATCGATCCCAACGGAGCCCGGGCCGTGCATGACCTGGCTACCGTACTGGCCCAGAACCCGGATATCAACGTGATGGTAGAGGGGCACACCGACGATGTGCCTTACCGGCCCAACGGCCAACTGCGCGACAACCTCGACCTGAGTGCCAAGCGTGCGACCACCGTAGTGCGCCTGCTGCTTGAAAACAAAGGGATCGCTCCGAGCCGCATCATCGCCGCCGGGCGCGGCGAATCGCTGCCGGTAGCTTCGGGCAAAACATCCGAGGCTCGCGCGAAAAACCGACGCACCGAAATCATCCTCACCCCGAAACTCGACGAACTGATGCAGCTGATGCAGGAGCAGAAATAA
- the hflX gene encoding GTPase HflX, with translation MGETKTTNTTDGRGQTAVLVAVMNDRQDETQVTEYLDELEFLAETAGVRTLKRFVQRLANPNSRTFVGEGKLAEIAAYVEENEVDFVIFDDELSPSQIRNLDKVFSRKIYDRTSLILEIFAQRATTAYAKTQVELAQCQYLLPRLTGMWTHLERQRGGTGTRGGAGEREIETDRRIVRDRISRLKEQLKKIDKQMAVQRSNRGQLVRVALVGYTNVGKSTIMNLISKSEVFAENKLFATLDTTVRKVVLDNLPFLLSDTVGFIRKLPHQLVESFKSTLDEVREADLLLHVVDISHPNFEEQIAVVKETLQEIGAGEKPVFLIFNKIDAYSFIQKDEDDLTPATKENMTLDELKNSWIAKANTPCIFISARERINIDKLRKDLYGMVREIHAGRYPFNNFLY, from the coding sequence ATGGGAGAGACCAAAACAACGAATACAACCGACGGCAGAGGACAAACTGCCGTACTGGTCGCCGTTATGAACGACCGGCAGGACGAAACGCAGGTGACCGAATACCTCGACGAACTGGAGTTTCTGGCCGAAACAGCCGGTGTGCGAACGCTCAAACGCTTCGTACAGCGGCTGGCCAACCCTAATTCACGAACCTTCGTGGGAGAAGGGAAACTGGCCGAAATCGCTGCCTATGTCGAAGAGAACGAAGTGGATTTCGTGATTTTCGACGATGAGTTGAGCCCTTCGCAGATCCGCAACCTCGATAAGGTTTTTTCCCGCAAGATATACGACCGCACCAGCCTGATCCTCGAAATTTTCGCACAACGGGCTACTACGGCCTATGCCAAAACACAGGTCGAACTGGCGCAATGCCAATACCTGCTGCCACGCCTGACCGGCATGTGGACACACCTCGAACGGCAGCGTGGCGGCACGGGAACCCGCGGCGGGGCCGGCGAGCGAGAAATCGAGACCGACCGCCGTATCGTGCGCGACCGCATCAGCCGCCTGAAAGAGCAGCTCAAGAAGATAGACAAGCAAATGGCCGTGCAGCGCAGCAACCGGGGCCAGTTGGTCCGCGTCGCACTGGTCGGCTACACGAACGTCGGCAAATCGACGATCATGAACCTAATCTCGAAAAGCGAGGTTTTCGCCGAAAACAAACTTTTTGCCACGCTCGATACGACGGTTCGCAAGGTGGTATTGGACAACCTGCCGTTTTTGCTTTCGGATACGGTCGGATTTATCCGCAAGCTGCCCCATCAGCTGGTCGAATCGTTCAAATCGACCCTCGACGAGGTCCGCGAAGCCGACCTGCTATTGCATGTGGTCGACATTTCGCACCCCAACTTCGAGGAACAGATCGCCGTGGTGAAGGAAACGTTGCAGGAGATCGGGGCCGGTGAAAAACCCGTTTTTCTGATTTTCAACAAAATCGACGCCTATTCGTTCATCCAAAAGGACGAAGACGACCTGACCCCGGCCACGAAGGAAAATATGACGCTCGACGAGTTGAAAAACAGCTGGATCGCCAAAGCGAATACGCCCTGCATTTTCATCTCGGCACGCGAACGGATCAATATCGACAAACTGCGCAAGGACCTTTACGGCATGGTGCGCGAGATACATGCGGGACGCTACCCGTTCAACAACTTTTTATACTAA
- the leuS gene encoding leucine--tRNA ligase codes for MEYDFRAIEQKWQRRWAEQKTYRVEVDKSRPKYYVLDMFPYPSGAGLHVGHPLGYIASDIYSRYKRLRGFNVLHPMGYDAFGLPAEQYAIQTGQHPAVTTEKNINRYREQLDKIGFSFDWDREVRTCDPEYYKWTQWAFLKMFDSYYCNDEQQARPIAELVAAFEQGGTDGLNVACTKELAFTAAEWNAMGEAEKENVLQNYRLAFRADTLVNWCPGLGTVLANDEVKDGLSVRGGFPVEQKLMKQWLLRVTAYAQRMLDGLDSLEWSESLKEIQRNWIGRSEGAQVFFGLKGLDAQLEVFTTRPDTIFGVTFMVLAPEHELVQKLTTPEYKTAVEEYLAETKKRSERERMADTKRVSGQFTGGYAVNPFNGKEIPIYISDYVLAGYGTGAIMAVPAHDSRDYAFARHFGLPVIPVVEGGDLETESYDAKEGKLINSEFLDGLDVKEAIGAMFAEIEKRGFGKKRINYRLRDAIFSRQRYWGEPFPIYYKDNIAYPLSEECLPLELPPVENFGPTADGEPPLAHAANWQTPEGYPYELSTMPGFAGSSAYYLRYMDPHNGDALVSREADEYWRSVDLYVGGIEHATGHLMYSRFWNMFLYDLGYVCESEPFRKLVNQGMIQGRSNFVYRVVGTNKFVSLGLKDQYDTQEIHVDVNIVRNDLLDLEAFRAWRPEFADAEFILEDGKYLCGWAVEKMSKSMFNVVNPDHIVEDYGADTLRMYEMFLGPLEQSKPWDTNGIDGVHKFLRRFWRLFFDRDGKLIVSDEVPTPAELKTLHKTIKKVGEDIENFSFNTSVSAFMICLNELGPCNKRAILEPLVVLLAPFAPHIAEELWESLGHTTSVCDAAFPAYEEQYLVEESIEYPVSFNGKMRYKKALPAGLSPKEVEAAVLADPAAEKYLDGKTPKKVIVVPGKIVNVVI; via the coding sequence ATGGAGTACGATTTCAGGGCTATAGAGCAAAAATGGCAGCGCCGTTGGGCCGAGCAGAAAACCTACAGGGTCGAAGTGGATAAGAGCCGGCCGAAATATTATGTGCTGGACATGTTCCCTTATCCGTCGGGGGCGGGACTGCACGTCGGTCATCCGCTGGGTTACATCGCATCGGACATCTATTCGCGTTACAAACGGCTCCGGGGTTTCAATGTGCTGCATCCGATGGGTTACGATGCGTTCGGGTTGCCGGCCGAGCAGTATGCGATCCAGACCGGCCAGCATCCGGCCGTAACTACGGAGAAGAATATCAACCGTTACCGCGAACAGCTCGATAAAATCGGCTTCAGTTTCGATTGGGACCGCGAGGTGCGTACCTGCGATCCCGAATATTACAAGTGGACGCAATGGGCATTCCTCAAAATGTTCGATAGTTACTATTGCAACGACGAACAGCAGGCGCGCCCCATTGCCGAACTGGTCGCTGCGTTCGAACAGGGCGGTACCGATGGCTTGAACGTTGCCTGCACGAAGGAGCTCGCCTTCACCGCTGCCGAATGGAATGCGATGGGCGAGGCCGAAAAGGAGAACGTGTTGCAGAACTACCGGTTGGCGTTCCGGGCCGACACATTGGTCAACTGGTGTCCGGGGCTCGGAACCGTATTGGCCAATGACGAGGTGAAAGACGGGCTTTCGGTGCGCGGCGGTTTTCCGGTCGAACAAAAGCTGATGAAGCAATGGTTGCTGCGTGTGACGGCTTATGCACAGCGGATGTTGGACGGCCTCGACAGCCTGGAGTGGAGTGAATCGCTCAAAGAGATACAGCGCAACTGGATCGGCCGGAGCGAAGGAGCCCAGGTGTTTTTCGGCCTGAAAGGACTGGACGCTCAGTTGGAAGTTTTTACGACGCGTCCCGATACCATCTTCGGCGTCACGTTCATGGTGCTGGCTCCCGAGCATGAATTGGTGCAGAAACTGACGACTCCCGAATACAAAACCGCCGTAGAGGAATACCTGGCCGAAACAAAAAAACGTTCGGAGCGGGAGCGTATGGCCGATACCAAACGCGTGAGCGGACAGTTTACAGGCGGCTATGCCGTCAACCCGTTCAACGGCAAGGAGATTCCGATCTATATCAGCGATTACGTGCTGGCCGGTTACGGTACCGGTGCGATCATGGCCGTTCCGGCGCACGACAGCCGCGACTATGCTTTCGCCCGTCATTTCGGACTGCCGGTTATTCCGGTGGTCGAAGGCGGCGACCTCGAGACGGAATCCTATGACGCCAAAGAGGGGAAACTGATCAATTCGGAATTCCTCGACGGTCTCGATGTGAAAGAGGCGATCGGGGCGATGTTCGCTGAAATCGAGAAACGCGGCTTCGGTAAAAAACGGATCAATTACCGCCTGCGCGACGCGATTTTCAGCCGTCAACGCTACTGGGGCGAGCCGTTCCCGATCTATTACAAAGATAATATCGCCTACCCGCTGTCAGAGGAGTGTCTGCCGCTGGAACTTCCCCCGGTCGAAAACTTCGGTCCGACAGCCGACGGCGAACCGCCGCTGGCCCATGCTGCGAACTGGCAGACACCGGAAGGCTATCCGTATGAGTTGAGCACGATGCCCGGCTTCGCGGGTTCTTCAGCTTATTACCTGCGTTATATGGATCCGCACAACGGCGATGCGCTCGTAAGCCGCGAAGCGGACGAATACTGGCGCAGTGTCGACCTTTATGTCGGCGGGATCGAACATGCCACCGGGCACCTGATGTATTCGCGTTTCTGGAACATGTTCCTTTACGATCTGGGGTATGTTTGCGAAAGCGAACCGTTCAGGAAACTCGTGAATCAGGGTATGATCCAGGGGCGCTCGAATTTCGTATACCGTGTCGTCGGTACGAATAAATTCGTGTCGCTGGGGCTGAAAGACCAGTACGATACCCAGGAGATTCATGTCGATGTGAACATCGTGCGCAACGACCTGCTCGATCTGGAGGCGTTCCGGGCCTGGCGTCCCGAGTTCGCCGATGCGGAATTTATTCTCGAGGACGGTAAATACCTGTGCGGCTGGGCGGTCGAAAAGATGTCGAAGTCGATGTTCAATGTGGTGAATCCCGATCATATCGTTGAAGATTACGGTGCCGATACGCTGCGGATGTACGAAATGTTCCTCGGACCGCTCGAGCAGAGCAAACCGTGGGATACGAACGGTATCGACGGCGTGCACAAATTTTTACGCCGCTTCTGGCGGTTGTTTTTCGATCGTGACGGCAAGCTGATCGTGAGCGACGAAGTGCCGACCCCGGCCGAACTGAAAACCCTGCACAAGACGATTAAAAAGGTGGGCGAGGATATCGAGAATTTTTCGTTCAATACGTCGGTAAGCGCCTTTATGATCTGCCTCAATGAATTGGGGCCGTGCAACAAACGGGCGATCCTCGAGCCGCTCGTGGTGCTGCTTGCACCGTTTGCGCCGCATATTGCCGAAGAGTTGTGGGAGAGTCTCGGTCACACTACGTCAGTTTGCGATGCCGCTTTCCCTGCCTATGAGGAGCAATACCTGGTCGAGGAGAGCATCGAGTATCCGGTTTCGTTTAACGGCAAGATGCGTTACAAGAAAGCTTTGCCGGCAGGCCTCTCGCCCAAAGAGGTGGAAGCAGCCGTACTGGCCGATCCCGCCGCTGAGAAATACCTCGACGGCAAAACGCCGAAGAAGGTAATCGTAGTACCGGGCAAGATCGTCAATGTAGTGATTTAA
- the rlmN gene encoding 23S rRNA (adenine(2503)-C(2))-methyltransferase RlmN, translated as MDSSAVKEWLFGKTLPELEAVAAALGMPRFAAGQIAGWIYARRVTDIAAMTNLSLRNRERLSERYCVGLLPVADVQQSSDGTKKYLFPTLQQRYIESAYIPDKDRATLCVSSQSGCRMGCRFCMTARQGFAHNLTSGEILNQIRTIPESGKLTNVVYMGMGEPLDNLESVLNSIEILTAPWGYGWSPSRITLSTIGVIPAMREFLNRSAAHLAVSLHDPIPSERLAMMPVEGKYPIGQVVAELKRHDFSHQRRVSFEYIVFAGINDSPAHVTALVRLLSGLKCRINLIRFHAIPDAPMQGADEATMIRMRDALARKGIITTIRASRGEDIQAACGLLSTREQEKQAE; from the coding sequence TTGGATTCTTCGGCAGTAAAAGAGTGGCTTTTCGGCAAAACGCTTCCGGAGCTCGAGGCGGTGGCTGCCGCATTGGGGATGCCCCGCTTTGCGGCCGGGCAGATTGCCGGGTGGATATATGCCCGCAGAGTGACCGATATCGCAGCGATGACCAATCTCTCGCTCCGCAACCGCGAACGGCTTTCCGAACGTTATTGTGTGGGATTGTTGCCGGTTGCGGATGTGCAACAGTCGTCCGACGGTACAAAAAAGTACCTGTTTCCGACCCTGCAGCAACGCTATATCGAATCGGCGTACATTCCCGATAAGGACCGCGCGACGTTATGCGTTTCGTCGCAATCGGGCTGCCGTATGGGTTGCCGCTTCTGCATGACGGCCCGGCAGGGATTTGCACATAACCTGACTTCGGGGGAGATACTGAACCAGATTCGGACGATTCCCGAGAGCGGAAAGCTGACGAACGTCGTCTATATGGGGATGGGCGAACCGCTCGATAATCTGGAAAGCGTGCTGAACTCGATCGAGATACTGACCGCTCCGTGGGGTTACGGTTGGAGCCCTTCGCGGATTACGCTTTCGACGATCGGTGTAATCCCGGCCATGCGCGAATTCCTGAACCGGAGCGCCGCACACCTGGCGGTGAGCCTGCATGATCCGATCCCGTCCGAACGGTTGGCGATGATGCCGGTCGAAGGAAAATATCCGATCGGGCAGGTGGTGGCCGAGCTCAAACGGCATGATTTTTCACACCAACGGCGCGTTAGTTTCGAATATATCGTTTTTGCCGGGATCAACGACTCCCCGGCGCATGTTACGGCTCTCGTGCGGTTGCTGTCCGGGTTGAAGTGCCGCATCAACCTGATTCGTTTCCATGCTATTCCCGATGCCCCGATGCAGGGTGCCGACGAGGCGACGATGATCCGTATGCGCGATGCGCTGGCCCGTAAAGGGATTATCACGACCATCCGCGCGTCGCGGGGCGAAGATATCCAGGCGGCTTGCGGCCTGCTGTCGACACGGGAACAGGAGAAACAGGCAGAATAG
- the asnA gene encoding aspartate--ammonia ligase → MTLIKPAGYRNLLGSTENTEKAIKHVKDMFQENLSAQLALLRVTAPMVVLTGTGINDDLNGIERPVAFPIKDMDERRAEVVHSLAKWKRLKLGEMNIKPGRGIYTDMNALRPDEELDNIHSLYVDQWDWEKVITPEDRNVEFLKKTVRRIYEAIKVTENKLYVEFPQIEPFLPEEIHFIHSQQLLDLHPDLSPKERENAIAKEYGAVFVIGIGSELSNGEPHDGRAADYDDWSTPNEEGYNGLNGDLLLWNPVLGNAFEISSMGIRVDETALRRQLSLRGQEYKSELYFHSKLLAGELPLSIGGGIGQSRLCMYLLRKAHIGEIQSSIWPETMRTECRAAGIDLV, encoded by the coding sequence ATGACACTAATAAAACCCGCCGGATACCGCAACCTGCTCGGCAGCACGGAAAATACCGAAAAAGCGATCAAGCACGTCAAGGACATGTTCCAGGAAAACCTGTCAGCCCAACTGGCGCTGCTGCGCGTGACGGCGCCGATGGTCGTGCTCACCGGGACCGGCATCAACGACGACCTGAACGGTATCGAACGGCCCGTTGCATTCCCGATCAAGGACATGGACGAGCGCCGTGCGGAAGTAGTGCACTCGCTGGCCAAATGGAAACGCCTCAAGCTCGGAGAGATGAATATCAAGCCGGGCCGGGGAATCTACACGGATATGAACGCGCTGCGCCCGGACGAGGAGCTGGACAACATCCACTCGCTCTATGTAGACCAATGGGACTGGGAGAAGGTGATTACCCCGGAAGACCGCAACGTGGAGTTCCTGAAAAAAACCGTGCGCCGCATTTACGAGGCGATCAAGGTAACCGAGAACAAACTCTACGTCGAATTTCCGCAGATCGAACCTTTCCTGCCCGAAGAGATTCATTTCATCCACTCGCAGCAATTACTCGACCTACATCCGGACCTGAGCCCGAAAGAGCGTGAAAATGCCATTGCGAAGGAATACGGTGCGGTATTCGTAATCGGAATCGGCAGCGAACTGTCGAACGGCGAACCGCACGACGGCCGGGCAGCCGACTACGACGACTGGAGCACTCCGAACGAGGAAGGCTATAACGGCCTGAACGGAGACCTGTTACTGTGGAATCCGGTACTCGGCAATGCCTTCGAGATATCGAGTATGGGTATCCGCGTCGATGAAACGGCACTGCGGCGCCAGTTATCACTGCGCGGACAAGAGTACAAAAGCGAACTGTATTTTCACAGCAAACTGCTAGCAGGCGAACTGCCGCTCTCGATCGGCGGCGGTATCGGCCAATCCCGCCTGTGCATGTACCTGCTGCGCAAGGCCCACATCGGTGAAATCCAGAGCAGCATCTGGCCCGAAACGATGCGTACGGAATGCCGTGCCGCCGGCATCGACCTGGTGTAA
- the upp gene encoding uracil phosphoribosyltransferase: protein MVTVLDRENTILNRFIAQMRDVTVQGDSMRFRRNLERAGEIMAYEISKTLEYQPRSVETPLGEAEIMMPDEEIVVATILRAGLPFHQGFLNYFDNAQNAFVSAYRKYSKDNSFNIKVEYISTCELTGKTLIIADPMLATGSSLVMTYNALVEKAGMPKFTHVATVIGSEEGVEYAKKHLSANNCKIWCGSLDAEMTVKSYIVPGMGDAGDLAYGEKL from the coding sequence ATGGTAACGGTACTGGACAGGGAGAACACGATCCTCAACCGCTTTATCGCACAAATGCGCGACGTGACGGTGCAAGGCGACAGCATGCGCTTCCGCCGGAACCTGGAACGGGCAGGCGAGATTATGGCCTACGAGATCAGCAAAACGCTCGAGTATCAACCCCGGTCGGTCGAAACGCCGCTGGGCGAAGCCGAAATCATGATGCCCGACGAGGAGATCGTGGTCGCCACGATCCTGCGGGCGGGACTGCCGTTTCACCAGGGATTCCTGAACTATTTCGACAATGCGCAGAACGCTTTCGTTTCGGCATACCGCAAATACAGCAAGGACAACAGCTTCAACATCAAGGTAGAGTACATCTCTACCTGCGAATTGACCGGCAAAACGCTGATTATCGCCGACCCGATGCTGGCTACCGGTTCGTCGCTCGTAATGACCTACAACGCGCTGGTCGAAAAAGCCGGGATGCCCAAGTTCACGCACGTAGCCACCGTCATCGGCAGTGAAGAGGGCGTGGAATATGCAAAAAAACACCTCTCGGCTAACAACTGTAAAATCTGGTGCGGTTCGCTCGATGCCGAAATGACCGTCAAGTCTTATATCGTGCCCGGAATGGGCGACGCAGGCGACCTGGCCTACGGAGAAAAACTCTGA
- the dxs gene encoding 1-deoxy-D-xylulose-5-phosphate synthase, whose protein sequence is MQETQYKYLDKVDSPDDLKRLRAGELTQYCAELRRFIIAQLSSNPGHLGSSLGVVELTVALHYVLNTPDDKLVWDVGHQAYAHKIITGRRDRFCTNRKLGGLSGFPKMGESLYDAFGAGHSSTSISAALGIAIASARRGEKREVVAVIGDGALTGGLAFEGLNNAGASNANLLVVLNDNRMSIDPNVGALKEYLLNITTSKRYNQAKHHTWTRLERFPKLRRTIQKMGNALKGGFLQQSNLFESLNFRYFGPVDGHNVEQLTRVLKDLKEIPGPKLLHVLTVKGKGYQPAEEHQRTWHAPGLFNPETGERLGHTRNGAPPRYQDVFGETLLELARRDERIVGITPAMPTGCSLSIMMEQMPERCFDVGIAEGHAVTFSAGLAAQGLVPYCNIYSSFMQRAYDNVIHDVALQGLHVVMCLDRAGLVGEDGATHHGVFDLAAMLPVPGLTIASPMDEVELRNLMFTAASGEGPFVIRYPRGNGVTRDWRRPMETLPLGRGRILREGKDLALLTIGPAGNDAAWAAEQAAGEGISVLHADLRFAKPLDEGLLHRIGREFRRVITVEDGVVNGGVGAAVLAFMNRHGYPCRITMLGVEDRFVAHGTVAQLKEMCGYDAPGILRAIREAGAERLTSPIDGRVTEQADTADGPDTDCAVYPFRNGIKSPGQERNETKQD, encoded by the coding sequence ATGCAGGAAACCCAGTACAAATACCTCGATAAAGTGGATTCGCCGGACGATCTGAAAAGGTTGCGTGCCGGCGAACTGACGCAGTACTGTGCCGAATTGCGCCGCTTCATCATTGCGCAGCTTTCATCGAACCCGGGGCACCTGGGGTCGAGTTTGGGCGTGGTCGAACTGACTGTGGCGCTGCACTATGTGCTGAATACGCCGGATGACAAATTGGTATGGGACGTGGGGCATCAGGCCTATGCGCACAAAATCATTACGGGTAGGCGGGACCGTTTCTGCACGAACCGCAAGTTGGGCGGCCTGAGCGGTTTCCCTAAGATGGGGGAAAGTTTGTACGATGCGTTCGGGGCAGGCCATTCATCGACGTCGATTTCGGCGGCATTGGGTATTGCGATCGCTTCGGCCCGTCGAGGGGAGAAGCGCGAAGTGGTGGCGGTGATCGGCGACGGAGCGCTGACCGGGGGCCTCGCTTTCGAGGGATTGAACAATGCGGGGGCGTCGAATGCGAACTTGTTGGTGGTGCTCAACGACAACCGCATGTCGATTGATCCGAATGTCGGCGCCCTGAAGGAGTACCTGCTCAACATCACGACATCGAAAAGATATAACCAGGCCAAGCACCATACATGGACCCGTTTGGAGCGGTTCCCGAAATTGCGGCGAACGATCCAGAAGATGGGCAACGCCCTCAAGGGAGGTTTCCTGCAACAGAGCAATTTGTTCGAAAGCCTCAATTTTCGCTATTTCGGGCCGGTGGACGGCCATAACGTCGAGCAACTGACCCGCGTATTGAAGGATCTGAAAGAGATTCCCGGGCCGAAACTGCTGCACGTACTGACGGTGAAGGGCAAAGGGTATCAGCCGGCCGAAGAGCATCAGCGCACCTGGCACGCTCCGGGGCTGTTCAATCCCGAAACGGGCGAACGGCTCGGACATACGAGAAACGGGGCCCCGCCGCGCTATCAGGATGTGTTCGGCGAGACGCTGCTCGAACTGGCCCGGAGGGATGAACGGATCGTAGGGATTACCCCTGCGATGCCTACGGGGTGTTCGCTCAGCATCATGATGGAGCAGATGCCCGAACGCTGTTTCGACGTGGGAATCGCCGAGGGGCATGCCGTTACCTTTTCGGCCGGACTGGCGGCGCAGGGTTTGGTGCCGTATTGCAACATCTATTCGTCGTTCATGCAGCGCGCGTACGACAATGTGATTCACGACGTGGCCCTGCAGGGGTTGCATGTGGTGATGTGTCTGGACCGGGCCGGACTGGTGGGCGAGGACGGTGCGACGCACCACGGGGTTTTCGATCTGGCGGCAATGCTCCCGGTACCGGGGTTGACTATCGCCTCGCCGATGGATGAGGTCGAACTGCGTAACCTGATGTTTACGGCCGCTTCCGGCGAAGGTCCCTTTGTGATCCGCTATCCGCGCGGTAACGGTGTGACGCGGGATTGGCGCCGCCCGATGGAGACCCTCCCTCTCGGCCGGGGCCGTATATTGCGAGAGGGTAAAGACTTGGCATTGCTGACCATCGGCCCTGCAGGCAACGATGCGGCGTGGGCGGCGGAGCAGGCGGCCGGTGAAGGAATTTCGGTGCTGCATGCCGATCTTCGTTTTGCCAAACCGTTGGATGAAGGATTGCTGCACCGCATCGGCCGGGAATTCCGCCGGGTGATCACTGTAGAGGACGGAGTCGTAAACGGTGGAGTAGGTGCGGCTGTCCTGGCATTTATGAACCGTCACGGCTACCCTTGCCGTATAACGATGTTGGGTGTGGAGGACCGGTTCGTGGCACACGGAACGGTCGCCCAGCTTAAGGAGATGTGCGGATACGATGCACCGGGGATTCTCCGGGCGATCCGGGAAGCAGGGGCAGAACGTCTGACGAGCCCGATTGACGGGAGGGTGACCGAACAGGCGGATACGGCCGACGGACCAGATACGGACTGTGCTGTGTATCCGTTCCGGAACGGAATAAAATCACCGGGACAAGAACGTAATGAGACAAAACAAGATTAA